Proteins co-encoded in one Bacillus infantis NRRL B-14911 genomic window:
- a CDS encoding YqgQ family protein yields MKSIYDVQQFLKKYGTFIYIGDRSADLELMEEELMELRQSQLIDPKDFQTALLLVRHERQLQLKNKR; encoded by the coding sequence ATGAAAAGCATTTATGATGTACAGCAATTTCTAAAAAAGTATGGGACCTTCATTTATATTGGAGACAGGTCGGCTGACCTTGAGCTGATGGAAGAGGAGCTGATGGAGCTCCGGCAGTCCCAGCTGATTGATCCAAAGGATTTTCAGACTGCTCTTTTGCTCGTCAGGCACGAAAGGCAGCTGCAGCTTAAAAACAAACGATAG
- a CDS encoding spore germination protein, giving the protein MMEGTKKHVSPVLRENTAYLKEALGVDKSFDVIQLNVEYAEREMALYLVDGFVKDDILHYLMKLLSSLDKEQLEGDTLAKLVKTYIPYVEVETLDDLDKVVDAVLSGPTALFADGVDKAILIDARTYPVRGPEEPDTERVVRGSRDGFVETLVFNTALTRRRIRDRTLRMEYMQVGRRSKTDIVVSYIEDIADPDTVKKIKEALSKIDTDGLPMAEKTIEEFISGRHWNPFPMVRYTERPDTAATHLFEGHICIMIDGSPSVMITPTTFWHHLQHAEEYRNKPMIGAYLRFVRFLAVWASIFLLPFYYLLAVKPELLPENLAYIGPNEVGELPLILQFLIIELGLDMLRMAAIHTPSALATALGLVAALMIGQVAVEVGLFINEVVLYLAIAAIGTFSTPSYEMSLANRLVRIFLLLATAAFHEYGFMLAVTFLIFMLARINSFGVPYLWPFLPFNLRAFRDVLLRSPIPLKNRRPRFLHPKDPDR; this is encoded by the coding sequence ATGATGGAAGGAACGAAAAAGCATGTCAGCCCCGTTCTCCGGGAAAATACCGCCTATCTGAAAGAAGCGCTCGGGGTTGATAAGAGCTTTGATGTGATTCAGCTGAATGTGGAATATGCTGAAAGGGAAATGGCACTGTATCTGGTTGATGGATTTGTGAAAGATGATATTCTCCATTATCTGATGAAATTGCTTTCAAGCCTGGATAAAGAACAGCTGGAAGGGGACACCCTGGCAAAGCTTGTCAAAACCTATATCCCGTATGTTGAGGTAGAGACTCTGGATGATCTTGACAAGGTCGTGGATGCTGTACTGTCTGGCCCCACAGCATTATTTGCAGATGGCGTGGACAAAGCGATCCTGATTGATGCGCGGACCTATCCTGTCAGGGGGCCGGAGGAGCCTGATACGGAAAGAGTGGTCAGGGGATCGAGGGACGGGTTCGTTGAAACCCTTGTCTTCAATACAGCATTAACACGGAGGCGGATCCGGGACCGTACTTTGCGCATGGAATATATGCAGGTGGGGAGAAGGTCAAAGACTGATATTGTGGTCAGCTATATCGAGGACATTGCTGATCCGGATACAGTGAAGAAAATAAAGGAAGCTCTATCAAAGATTGATACAGACGGCCTCCCGATGGCTGAAAAAACGATTGAGGAGTTCATTTCAGGCAGGCACTGGAACCCGTTTCCGATGGTCAGGTATACCGAACGCCCCGACACGGCAGCGACCCACTTGTTTGAGGGCCATATATGCATTATGATCGATGGCTCGCCAAGTGTGATGATAACCCCGACCACCTTCTGGCACCATCTACAGCACGCAGAAGAATACAGGAACAAGCCGATGATTGGAGCGTATCTGCGATTTGTCCGTTTTCTTGCAGTCTGGGCGTCGATTTTCCTGCTGCCGTTTTATTATCTGCTGGCCGTAAAGCCTGAATTGCTCCCGGAAAACCTTGCCTATATCGGACCGAATGAAGTGGGTGAGCTGCCTCTTATCCTTCAGTTTTTGATCATTGAGCTTGGACTTGATATGCTTCGGATGGCTGCCATACATACTCCTTCCGCCCTTGCGACAGCCTTGGGGCTTGTCGCCGCCCTGATGATCGGCCAGGTGGCCGTAGAGGTTGGGCTGTTCATCAATGAGGTAGTTTTGTACCTCGCCATTGCAGCGATCGGCACCTTTTCAACTCCAAGCTATGAAATGAGCCTCGCCAACAGGCTTGTCAGAATATTTCTGCTGCTGGCCACAGCAGCATTCCATGAATATGGATTCATGCTTGCGGTAACATTCCTTATCTTTATGCTTGCGAGAATCAATTCATTTGGTGTCCCTTACCTTTGGCCGTTTCTTCCGTTCAACTTAAGGGCATTCAGGGATGTGCTGCTAAGATCGCCGATTCCCCTGAAAAACAGGCGTCCGCGGTTTCTTCATCCCAAAGATCCTGATCGTTGA
- a CDS encoding rhomboid family protein, which translates to MEDYLFWRLAYFLIAEKDYRLVQMSKNQNEIWLEKLESKDTQVVRLLRRNLDWGNSLQRDIDLTAANGENIRKQVRKRELTILNIYITAYPPVDDYTFRLDPPSGAGGKTKVANILIDRAGYEDGLKKAGDFLGTSISFDLKQEYEEAEVENVKRAALGNAADKVKADKAVFNQGRPIFTYLFIFIQVAMFFWLEANGGSEITSVLIEYGAKYNPLILEGEWWRFFTPIVLHIGLLHLIMNTLALYYLGTAVERIYGSTRFLFIYILAGFMGALASFLFNSSVSAGASGAIFGCFGALLYFGLIQPKLFFRTMGLNILIVLGINLLFGFSVPGIDNAGHLGGLAGGFLAAGMVHLPKKRRFGIQLLFLVLASAVIYSGLSYGFSPDRELDEESVFVMAQEYTKNREYDKAYSLVSERVENSESSSAEMRLLLSYLELERGEAEKARNRLEELVAEQPDLDGAYYYLAVISYNEQDTAKAKEYAEQAIELNPSEEGYRLLLEEITGNEVQLK; encoded by the coding sequence ATGGAAGATTATTTATTTTGGAGGCTGGCCTATTTTTTGATTGCCGAAAAAGACTACAGGCTTGTGCAGATGTCGAAGAACCAGAACGAAATCTGGCTCGAAAAACTGGAAAGCAAGGATACACAGGTAGTCAGGCTGCTGCGGAGAAATCTGGATTGGGGAAATTCGCTCCAGCGCGATATTGACCTCACAGCAGCGAATGGAGAAAACATAAGGAAGCAGGTCAGAAAAAGAGAGCTGACTATCCTCAATATATATATAACGGCTTATCCGCCGGTTGATGATTATACATTCAGGCTTGATCCGCCTTCCGGTGCAGGGGGCAAAACGAAGGTGGCCAATATCCTGATTGACCGGGCAGGCTATGAAGATGGGCTGAAGAAAGCAGGGGATTTTCTCGGCACTTCCATTTCATTTGACTTAAAGCAGGAGTATGAAGAAGCAGAAGTAGAAAACGTAAAGCGTGCTGCCCTGGGAAATGCAGCTGATAAAGTGAAAGCAGATAAGGCTGTTTTTAATCAGGGCAGACCGATTTTCACCTACCTTTTTATCTTTATCCAGGTAGCCATGTTCTTTTGGCTGGAAGCTAATGGAGGAAGCGAGATAACCTCAGTGCTGATTGAATATGGGGCAAAATACAATCCGCTCATTCTAGAAGGTGAGTGGTGGCGTTTCTTTACACCGATTGTGCTTCATATCGGTCTGCTGCATCTGATCATGAATACATTGGCCCTTTATTATCTGGGAACAGCTGTAGAAAGGATATATGGAAGCACACGGTTCCTGTTCATTTATATTCTGGCAGGTTTCATGGGCGCCCTGGCCAGCTTCCTGTTCAACTCAAGTGTTTCTGCGGGTGCGAGCGGAGCCATTTTTGGCTGTTTCGGTGCACTTCTCTATTTCGGCCTGATTCAGCCCAAATTATTCTTCAGGACCATGGGGCTGAACATCCTGATTGTACTCGGCATCAATCTGCTTTTTGGTTTTTCTGTACCGGGCATCGATAATGCCGGTCATCTTGGCGGCCTTGCAGGAGGCTTCCTTGCAGCCGGTATGGTCCATTTGCCTAAAAAAAGAAGATTCGGTATACAGCTCCTTTTCCTTGTACTGGCATCTGCCGTCATTTATTCAGGGCTCTCCTATGGCTTCAGTCCTGACAGGGAGCTTGATGAGGAATCTGTTTTTGTAATGGCGCAGGAATACACCAAGAACAGGGAATATGATAAAGCGTACAGCCTTGTTAGTGAAAGGGTGGAAAACTCAGAAAGTTCTTCTGCTGAAATGCGGCTGCTTCTGTCTTATCTGGAGCTGGAGAGAGGAGAAGCAGAGAAGGCAAGGAACAGGCTTGAAGAGCTTGTCGCTGAACAGCCTGATCTGGATGGGGCGTATTACTATCTTGCCGTCATTTCCTATAATGAGCAGGATACTGCAAAGGCCAAAGAATATGCAGAACAGGCAATTGAACTGAACCCCTCTGAAGAGGGTTATAGACTTTTGCTGGAAGAAATCACAGGTAATGAGGTGCAGCTCAAGTAG
- a CDS encoding DUF92 domain-containing protein translates to MMFDFLWPAAFVLLAAFLSLKLRLLAPSGSIAAAAAGICIVMGTGWRGLALLGLFFLTSSFWSVYKKKQKTAMEEKQGKGAQRNWLQVAANGGLAALFSIIYAFDPQILWLSAFSISLASANSDTWSSEIGALSKSSPISIRTWRKASAGTSGAVSVLGSAAGAAGSLVIAGGAALLFSFSSEHMMAIFLFGCIGNILDTFIGAYWQASYRCGFCGAEMEKSKHCGNRSELVSGFRWMTNDAVNFASGSAASLLWIGCLLWLS, encoded by the coding sequence ATGATGTTTGATTTTTTATGGCCGGCAGCTTTTGTGCTGCTCGCAGCTTTCCTAAGCCTGAAGCTTCGGCTTCTGGCTCCGTCAGGGAGCATTGCAGCCGCAGCAGCGGGAATATGCATAGTTATGGGGACCGGCTGGCGGGGGCTGGCTCTTCTGGGGCTGTTTTTTTTAACATCCAGCTTTTGGTCGGTATATAAAAAGAAACAAAAAACAGCGATGGAAGAAAAGCAGGGAAAGGGAGCGCAGAGAAACTGGCTTCAGGTCGCAGCCAATGGGGGGCTTGCTGCACTCTTCAGCATCATATACGCTTTTGATCCGCAGATCCTGTGGCTTTCTGCCTTTTCTATTTCCCTGGCCAGCGCCAATTCGGATACCTGGTCTTCAGAGATAGGGGCTTTGAGCAAATCCTCCCCTATCTCCATCAGGACATGGAGAAAAGCATCAGCAGGGACATCCGGGGCAGTAAGCGTCCTTGGGTCGGCAGCAGGTGCAGCAGGCTCGCTGGTTATAGCTGGGGGAGCAGCTTTGCTTTTTTCCTTTTCTTCAGAGCATATGATGGCCATCTTTCTGTTCGGATGCATCGGTAATATACTGGATACCTTTATCGGCGCCTATTGGCAGGCTTCATACAGATGTGGATTCTGCGGGGCCGAGATGGAAAAAAGCAAACATTGCGGAAACAGGTCTGAATTGGTTTCCGGGTTCAGATGGATGACCAACGATGCTGTTAATTTTGCAAGCGGGTCAGCTGCTTCTCTTTTGTGGATCGGCTGCCTGCTTTGGCTGTCATAA
- a CDS encoding 5-formyltetrahydrofolate cyclo-ligase translates to MADKNKLRKEVKEKLSEITKQEYEQWSYQLAQRLYNEESWKKADTIGITVSRFPEPDTLQIIRRAWEEGKRVAVPKCFPADRKMEFRRLTSFLELESVYYGLLEPIEALTEKIEPEEFGLMIVPGLAYCSGGLRLGFGGGYYDRWLAGYGGDTISLAFRMQMVPEMPVEPHDKKIDMIITAPDDV, encoded by the coding sequence TTGGCAGATAAAAATAAGCTTCGGAAAGAAGTGAAAGAGAAGCTTTCGGAAATAACGAAACAGGAATATGAACAATGGTCCTATCAGCTGGCACAAAGGCTATATAATGAAGAAAGCTGGAAAAAGGCAGATACAATCGGGATAACAGTCTCCAGGTTTCCTGAACCGGATACCCTGCAAATTATCCGCCGCGCCTGGGAGGAAGGAAAGAGGGTCGCAGTCCCTAAATGCTTTCCTGCGGATAGAAAGATGGAATTCAGGAGGCTGACTTCCTTCCTCGAGCTGGAATCCGTGTATTACGGTTTATTGGAACCTATTGAAGCATTGACAGAAAAGATTGAGCCGGAGGAATTCGGCCTGATGATTGTCCCCGGCCTTGCTTATTGTTCCGGCGGCTTGCGGCTTGGCTTCGGAGGAGGCTATTATGACCGCTGGCTAGCCGGATATGGCGGGGACACCATTTCCCTTGCCTTCCGCATGCAAATGGTTCCTGAAATGCCTGTTGAGCCCCACGACAAAAAAATTGATATGATTATTACAGCTCCTGATGATGTTTGA
- the rpmG gene encoding 50S ribosomal protein L33 codes for MRVNITLACTETGDRNYITKKNKRNNPDRLELKKYSPRLKRVTLHRETK; via the coding sequence ATGCGTGTGAACATTACGTTGGCTTGCACAGAGACTGGTGATCGTAACTATATTACTAAAAAAAATAAACGTAACAACCCAGATCGTCTTGAGCTTAAGAAATACAGCCCAAGATTGAAGCGTGTTACATTGCACCGCGAAACAAAATAA